In Streptomyces sp. NBC_01426, one genomic interval encodes:
- a CDS encoding glutamate ABC transporter substrate-binding protein: MRIRAGRDQEHGTDGRTGADGAPAASGLRRVTRRLRGWGGVSAMAAACAVTAVAVLLPLAHATPDTGGSGPVRPPATMAIAPAGPADTCQDPEASLRPSGVDGPTIERIRQAGKLVAGVDQNSFKWGYRNPDGHLDGFDIALVKAIAKDILGDENAVIYRAIPTSQRVPALRENRVDVVVRTMTINCKRLEDVAFSTAYFEAGQQVLAPKGSPITGYDTSLNGRRICTAAGSTAESALKSQSYGSRPVSVSNQLDCLVRLQLGEVDGIITDNALAAGQAAQDPSVQLVGSPFTREFYGVAMNKDASDLVRRVNKVLEDYRAGGDGSPWMQSYRKHLEAVLPKVTAPPAPKYRDG; this comes from the coding sequence ATGCGGATACGAGCGGGGCGCGACCAAGAGCACGGCACGGACGGCCGGACCGGCGCCGACGGCGCCCCCGCGGCGAGCGGACTGCGCCGGGTGACGCGCCGGCTGCGCGGCTGGGGCGGGGTGAGCGCGATGGCCGCCGCCTGCGCGGTCACGGCCGTCGCCGTGCTGCTGCCGCTGGCCCACGCCACGCCGGACACCGGCGGTTCCGGCCCGGTCCGGCCGCCCGCCACGATGGCGATCGCCCCGGCGGGCCCGGCCGACACCTGCCAGGACCCGGAGGCCAGCCTGCGCCCGTCCGGCGTCGACGGCCCGACCATCGAGCGGATCCGGCAGGCGGGCAAGCTCGTCGCGGGCGTCGACCAGAACAGCTTCAAGTGGGGCTACCGCAATCCCGACGGCCACCTCGACGGCTTCGACATCGCGCTGGTGAAGGCCATCGCCAAGGACATCCTGGGCGACGAGAACGCGGTGATCTACCGGGCCATCCCCACCAGCCAGCGCGTGCCGGCGCTCCGGGAGAACCGCGTCGACGTCGTCGTGCGGACCATGACGATCAACTGCAAGCGGCTGGAGGACGTCGCCTTCTCGACGGCCTACTTCGAGGCGGGCCAGCAGGTCCTGGCCCCCAAGGGTTCGCCGATCACCGGGTACGACACCTCCCTGAACGGCCGCCGCATCTGCACGGCGGCCGGTTCCACCGCCGAGAGCGCGCTCAAGTCCCAGTCGTACGGTTCGCGGCCCGTGTCCGTTTCCAACCAACTGGACTGCCTGGTGCGCCTCCAGCTCGGCGAGGTGGACGGCATCATCACGGACAACGCGCTCGCCGCAGGCCAGGCGGCGCAGGACCCGTCGGTGCAACTGGTCGGCTCCCCGTTCACCCGGGAGTTCTACGGCGTCGCCATGAACAAGGACGCCTCCGACCTGGTGCGCCGGGTCAACAAGGTGCTGGAGGACTACCGCGCGGGCGGCGACGGCAGCCCCTGGATGCAGTCCTACCGCAAGCACCTGGAGGCCGTGCTGCCCAAGGTGACCGCCCCGCCCGCGCCCAAGTACCGGGACGGCTGA